Proteins co-encoded in one Streptomyces sp. NBC_01283 genomic window:
- a CDS encoding HEAT repeat domain-containing protein has translation MFKERKARKQAELHERLAAGLRDPDVEVRRKAADTAAVSADPRWALRELAQAVEREPWAEEFQETVVDGFAAALRREAPVRERTERIFAAHLDDPEGFIRAWTGLTAELGGAPALREVPGDLRDDMRARLTTLRDRGWTAEGLGGLGRPDAFARELAFDLAILLASLVLRRNTPLPAEEADRVRGEARATLEKALPHAPGSAERAALLGPFPRNPEVGSWTDRARAGLRADEALALCASGEPESVTLGAEALAKLLFGEVVRRDQVLETLDHLLASPKAAQGSSPDAAPDAAPNAAQDAPPNSGRDDAGPTASPGPDPFLLSRILDCYSNLHAMLPLDAPPLDLFLDGLRHPDPRVRASAAEGLDPIAVGSPTEGRAVEGLVGLLEHDPEVSVRRHAATALRWLEYGEDRHARVGAAALERQADAADPEIRAHSIADALRRGAPDAYDRFLAELESPDVHGQLLAGLMNAPTGSGFALPSRSVRKTLIERLEALREAGWADRDAPGAAGPASPSPDSARPNVEVLTAADRAELLSGLIEALRDL, from the coding sequence ATGTTCAAGGAGCGGAAAGCGCGCAAGCAGGCGGAACTGCACGAGAGGCTGGCCGCCGGGCTGCGGGATCCGGACGTGGAGGTCCGGCGGAAGGCGGCGGACACCGCGGCGGTGAGCGCCGATCCGCGGTGGGCCCTGCGTGAGCTGGCTCAGGCGGTCGAGCGCGAGCCGTGGGCCGAGGAGTTCCAGGAGACGGTGGTGGACGGCTTCGCCGCCGCGCTGCGCCGCGAGGCTCCGGTCCGCGAACGTACGGAACGGATCTTCGCTGCGCATCTCGACGACCCCGAAGGCTTCATACGGGCCTGGACGGGGCTGACGGCGGAGCTCGGCGGTGCCCCTGCCCTGCGAGAGGTCCCCGGCGACCTGCGCGACGACATGCGGGCCCGCCTCACCACCCTGCGGGACAGGGGCTGGACGGCAGAGGGCCTCGGCGGCCTCGGCCGGCCGGACGCCTTCGCACGCGAGCTGGCGTTCGACCTCGCGATCCTGCTGGCGTCCCTCGTGCTGCGCCGGAACACGCCGCTGCCCGCGGAGGAGGCGGACCGGGTCCGCGGCGAGGCGCGGGCCACCCTGGAGAAGGCGCTGCCCCACGCTCCGGGGAGCGCCGAACGGGCGGCACTCCTGGGCCCGTTCCCGCGGAACCCGGAGGTGGGGTCGTGGACCGACCGCGCGCGTGCGGGCCTGCGCGCCGACGAGGCACTGGCGCTCTGCGCGAGCGGGGAGCCGGAGTCGGTGACGCTCGGCGCGGAAGCCCTGGCCAAGCTGCTCTTCGGCGAGGTGGTCCGGCGTGACCAGGTCCTTGAGACACTCGACCACCTCCTCGCTTCCCCGAAGGCCGCGCAGGGATCCTCACCGGATGCCGCGCCGGATGCCGCGCCGAACGCCGCACAGGACGCCCCACCGAACTCCGGCCGGGACGACGCCGGACCGACCGCATCGCCCGGCCCGGACCCCTTCCTCCTGAGCCGGATCCTGGACTGCTACAGCAACCTGCACGCGATGCTGCCTCTGGACGCCCCGCCCCTGGACCTCTTCCTGGACGGTCTTCGCCACCCCGACCCCCGCGTCCGCGCCTCCGCCGCCGAAGGCCTCGACCCGATCGCGGTGGGCTCCCCCACGGAGGGCCGGGCGGTGGAGGGCCTCGTCGGCCTCCTGGAGCACGACCCGGAGGTCTCGGTCCGCCGTCACGCCGCGACCGCTCTGCGGTGGCTGGAGTACGGCGAGGACCGTCACGCGCGCGTCGGCGCCGCTGCCCTGGAGCGCCAGGCGGACGCCGCCGACCCGGAGATCCGCGCACACAGCATCGCCGACGCCCTGCGGCGCGGCGCCCCGGACGCGTACGACCGCTTCCTTGCCGAGCTCGAATCGCCGGACGTCCATGGCCAGTTGCTGGCCGGGCTGATGAACGCGCCCACGGGCTCCGGTTTCGCCCTGCCCTCGCGCTCCGTGCGCAAGACGCTCATCGAACGTCTCGAAGCCCTGCGCGAGGCCGGATGGGCCGACCGGGACGCGCCCGGCGCCGCGGGCCCGGCGAGCCCGAGCCCCGACTCGGCCCGCCCGAACGTGGAGGTACTGACCGCCGCCGACCGGGCCGAGCTGCTCTCCGGCCTCATCGAGGCCCTGCGCGACCTCTAG
- a CDS encoding multicopper oxidase domain-containing protein — translation MDRRSFNRRMFVGGVAATAGVTSLSLAAAPEASTAEGPKTAPAGGEVRRIKMYAEKLADGQMGYGLEKGKASIPGPLIELNEGDTLHIEFENTMDVDASLHVHGMDYEISSDGTRHTKSHVEPGGKRTYTWRTHAPGRRKDGTWRPGTAGYWHYHDHVVGTDHGTGGVRKGLYGALIVRRKGDLLPDKTFTVVFNDMTINNKAGHDAPDFEATVGDRVEFVSITHGEYYHTFHVHGHRWADNRTGLLTGPDDPSQILDDKITGPGDSFGFQVIAGEGVGAGAWMYHCHVQSHSDMGMAGLFLVKKADGTIPDYEPHHAAGAMKEPSGDAKKSSGDAEKSVDSGASGASGAGHHDHG, via the coding sequence ATGGACCGACGCAGCTTCAACCGGCGGATGTTCGTGGGCGGGGTGGCCGCGACGGCCGGGGTGACATCGTTGTCGCTGGCCGCCGCGCCCGAGGCGAGCACGGCCGAAGGGCCGAAGACCGCCCCCGCGGGCGGCGAGGTGCGCCGCATCAAGATGTACGCCGAGAAGCTGGCGGACGGGCAGATGGGCTACGGCCTGGAGAAGGGCAAGGCGTCCATCCCCGGCCCGCTCATCGAGCTGAACGAGGGCGACACCCTGCACATCGAGTTCGAGAACACGATGGACGTCGACGCCAGCCTGCACGTCCACGGCATGGACTACGAGATATCCAGCGACGGCACCAGACACACCAAGAGCCACGTCGAGCCGGGCGGCAAGCGGACCTACACCTGGCGCACCCACGCGCCGGGCCGCCGCAAGGACGGCACCTGGCGCCCCGGGACCGCGGGCTACTGGCACTACCACGACCATGTCGTCGGCACCGACCATGGGACGGGCGGCGTGCGCAAGGGCCTCTACGGTGCGCTGATCGTGCGCCGGAAGGGCGACCTGCTGCCGGACAAGACCTTCACGGTCGTCTTCAACGACATGACGATCAACAACAAGGCGGGCCACGACGCCCCCGACTTCGAGGCCACGGTGGGCGATCGGGTCGAGTTCGTCTCGATCACGCACGGCGAGTACTACCACACGTTCCACGTCCACGGTCACCGCTGGGCGGACAACCGCACGGGCCTGCTGACCGGCCCCGACGACCCGAGCCAGATCCTCGACGACAAGATCACCGGGCCGGGGGACTCCTTCGGCTTCCAGGTCATCGCGGGGGAGGGGGTGGGGGCGGGCGCCTGGATGTACCACTGCCATGTGCAGAGCCACTCCGACATGGGGATGGCCGGGCTCTTCCTGGTGAAGAAGGCCGACGGGACGATCCCGGACTACGAGCCGCATCACGCGGCCGGGGCGATGAAGGAACCCTCCGGAGACGCGAAGAAGTCCTCGGGAGACGCGGAGAAGTCGGTGGACTCCGGGGCGTCCGGGGCGTCCGGGGCGGGCCACCACGACCACGGCTAG